One Salvia splendens isolate huo1 chromosome 22, SspV2, whole genome shotgun sequence DNA segment encodes these proteins:
- the LOC121787747 gene encoding uncharacterized protein LOC121787747: MALLPSKGVVISIPSLVLSAAAFAILLFFLLSTGSPPSAPCSCSAPTVDYSSKIDGESVSTSAEDIDWLKSQVEANGLHMQQNILRKGINPRTRQQQLQDLLNFKGISHYEGEDANNHTALPCPGELLVEEHHSNYGEPWAGGRDVFEFLAESTRLTPNSRVLEIGCGTLRVGLHFIRYLDPEHFHCLERDKLSLMAALHYELPSQGLLYKRPLIVRGEDMDFSKFGSDTVYDLIYASAVFLHMPDKLVWTGLERLVGRLKPLEGRIFVSHNVKFCSRLGGEECTKRLTDLGLEYKGKHTHDSLLFNHYEIWFEFRRFKA, encoded by the coding sequence ATGGCACTGCTTCCATCAAAGGGAGTGGTGATTTCCATTCCCAGCCTAGTTCTATCAGCTGCAGCTTTTGCAATCCTCTTATTCTTCTTGCTATCAACCGGCTCACCCCCCTCTGCTCCTTGCTCTTGCTCCGCCCCAACTGTGGACTACAGCAGCAAGATAGATGGAGAGAGTGTTTCAACTTCAGCTGAGGACATAGATTGGTTGAAGAGTCAGGTCGAAGCCAATGGATTACATATGCAGCAGAACATTCTACGCAAGGGCATAAACCCCCGAACCCGTCAACAGCAGCTCCAGGATCTTCTAAACTTTAAAGGCATATCTCACTATGAAGGAGAAGATGCTAACAACCATACTGCCCTTCCTTGTCCGGGTGAGCTACTTGTAGAAGAACACCACAGCAACTACGGGGAGCCTTGGGCAGGTGGAAGGGATGTATTTGAATTTCTTGCAGAATCGACCCGCCTAACACCCAATTCAAGAGTTCTTGAGATCGGGTGTGGCACACTTCGTGTTGGCCTGCATTTTATACGGTACTTAGATCCAGAGCATTTCCACTGCCTAGAAAGGGACAAGCTCTCTCTAATGGCTGCACTGCACTATGAGCTTCCATCACAAGGCTTGTTGTACAAGCGCCCTCTGATTGTAAGAGGCGAAGACATGGATTTCAGTAAGTTTGGGTCTGATACTGTGTATGATTTGATATATGCCAGTGCTGTTTTCCTCCATATGCCCGACAAGCTCGTGTGGACTGGTCTGGAGAGGTTGGTTGGTCGGCTGAAGCCTCTAGAAGGCCGAATCTTTGTCTCACATAACGTCAAGTTCTGCTCTCGTCTGGGAGGTGAAGAATGCACGAAAAGGCTGACTGATCTGGGCCTCGAATATAAAGGCAAGCATACACATGATAGTTTGCTCTTCAACCACTACGAGATATGGTTCGAGTTCAGGCGATTTAAGGCTTAA
- the LOC121787022 gene encoding transcription factor DIVARICATA-like, with amino-acid sequence MRWDMEILSPSSYFSNSSWLLDESRSTRWTAAENKLFENALALFDENTPERWQKVAAMVPGKTVGDVIRQYKELEDDVSSIEAGLIPVPGYATSSPFTLEWGGAAHGYDGFKHSFAGGRKAPPLGRPSDQERKKGVPWTEEEHKLFLMGLKKYGKGDWRNISRNFVITRTPTQVASHAQKYFIRQLSGGKDKRRASIHDITTVNLNEHQSPSSETKKQPSPEQPSILAPQPEKLPSYPWSQATNEAVVGFSSLCHGNMFASPPYGIGSFGNKMHGQHLQRDMFIGSQNAVFQMQPELHYPNA; translated from the exons ATGAGGTGGGACATGGAGATCTTATCACCAAGCTCCTACTTCTCCAATTCAAGCTGGCTCCTCGACGAGAGCAGGAGCACGAGGTGGACCGCCGCCGAGAACAAGCTCTTCGAGAACGCCCTCGCATTGTTCGACGAGAACACGCCGGAGAGGTGGCAGAAGGTGGCCGCGATGGTGCCCGGGAAAACCGTCGGCGACGTGATTAGGCAGTACAAGGAGTTGGAGGATGATGTCAGCAGTATTGAGGCAGGGCTTATCCCTGTCCCTGGCTACGCCACTTCTTCTCCCTTCACCCTCGAGTGGGGCGGCGCCGCCCATGGCTATGACGGCTTTAAGCACTCCTTCGCCGGAGGGAGGAAGGCGCCGCCGCTGGGAAGGCCGTCGGACCAGGAGAGGAAGAAGGGGGTGCCTTGGACTGAGGAGGAGCATAA ATTGTTCTTGATGGGGCTGAAGAAGTATGGGAAAGGGGATTGGAGAAACATATCTAGGAATTTTGTGATCACAAGAACTCCAACACAAGTAGCTAGCCACGCCCAAAAATACTTCATCCGGCAGCTCTCCGGCGGGAAGGACAAACGGCGGGCCAGCATTCACGACATCACCACCGTGAACCTCAACGAGCACCAGTCGCCCTCATCAGAGACAAAGAAGCAACCCTCGCCAGAGCAGCCCTCGATCCTTGCCCCACAGCCGGAGAAGCTCCCAAGCTACCCATGGAGCCAGGCTACCAACGAGGCCGTTGTGGGGTTCAGCTCACTTTGCCATGGGAACATGTTCGCCTCCCCGCCCTATGGCATAGGCTCTTTCGGGAACAAGATGCACGGTCAGCACCTGCAACGGGACATGTTTATCGGGTCCCAAAACGCGGTGTTTCAGATGCAGCCGGAGCTGCACTACCCCAATGCATAG
- the LOC121787021 gene encoding beta-glucosidase BoGH3B-like, with the protein MNFIYKDPLAPIEARIKDLLSQMTIPEKIAQMTQIERSVATPSAIKDLSIGSILSAGGSGPFENAKTSDWAAMADTFQKAALQSRLGIPLLYGIDAVHGNNNVYGATIFPHNIGLGATRDADLARRIGAAAALEVRASGIHYTFAPCVAVCRDPRWGRAYESFGEDPQIVKMMTSMVTGFQGQPPHGHPSGYPFVAGRENVVACAKHFVGDGGTRNGVNEGDTVSSYDELERTHVSPYLDCIAQGVCTIMASYSSWNGTKLHSSRFLLTEILKEKLGFKGFIISDSEALDRLSSPHGSNYQQSILSAITAGIDMVMVPLRYQLFLADLLHLVESGKIPITRIDDAVVRILRVKFAAGLFEHPLSDSSLLGTVRCEQHKQLAREAVRKSLVLLKNGPDSTRPFLPLDRNAKRILVVGKHADDLGYQCGGWTATWEGKSGRITTGTTILEAIREVVGAKTEVIYEENPSESINRSDYSFAIAVVGEAPYVESGGDSSDLKIHFNGAELASAVADQVPTLVILISGRPLAIDPQLLNKAHALVAAWLPGSEGNGVVDVIFGDHGFQGRLPMTWFKDVAQLPMQAESNSYDPLFPVGYGLTTSGSNDALKG; encoded by the exons ATGAACTTCATCTACAAAGACCCTTTAGCCCCAATCGAGGCAAGAATCAAGGACCTCCTTTCTCAGATGACTATCCCCGAGAAAATTGCCCAAATGACTCAGATTGAGCGCTCCGTCGCCACCCCTTCCGCCATTAAAGACCTTTCCATAG GTAGCATACTGAGTGCTGGTGGGAGTGGGCCTTTTGAGAATGCCAAGACGTCAGATTGGGCGGCCATGGCAGACACTTTTCAGAAGGCTGCGCTGCAGTCGCGGCTTGGGATCCCGTTGCTGTATGGGATTGACGCCGTTCATGGCAACAACAATGTCTATGGGGCCACCATTTTCCCTCATAACATTGGCCTTGGAGCCACCAG GGATGCTGACTTGGCCCGGAGGATTGGTGCGGCAGCAGCACTTGAAGTTAGGGCTTCCGGAATTCACTACACTTTCGCCCCGTGTGTTGCT GTATGTAGAGATCCTAGATGGGGAAGAGCCTATGAGAGTTTTGGAGAAGACCCTCAGATTGTTAAGATGATGACCTCAATGGTCACGGGCTTTCAAGGACAACCACCCCATGGACATCCGAGCGGTTATCCCTTCGTTGCTGGCAG AGAAAATGTTGTTGCATGTGCAAAGCATTTTGTAGGAGACGGTGGCACCAGGAACGGAGTTAACGAGGGCGATACAGTATCATCATACGACGAGCTAGAGAGAACTCACGTGTCTCCTTACCTTGATTGCATTGCTCAAGGAGTATGCACTATCATGGCATCCTACTCGAGCTGGAACGGGACCAAACTACACAGTAGTCGTTTCCTTCTTACTGAAATCTTGAAAGAAAAGCTCGGATTTAAG GGGTTTATCATTTCCGACTCCGAAGCCCTCGACAGGCTGTCCAGTCCTCATGGATCCAATTATCAGCAGAGCATTCTTTCGGCCATCACTGCGGGAATCGATATG GTGATGGTGCCCTTGCGGTATCAATTATTTCTGGCGGATTTGCTGCATTTGGTGGAGTCTGGGAAAATACCAATCACGAGAATCGATGATGCAGTCGTAAGAATTCTCAGAGTGAAGTTTGCGGCTGGCCTCTTCGAACACCCCCTGAGTGATTCATCGCTTTTGGGTACAGTAAGATGTGAG CAACACAAGCAACTAGCACGTGAAGCAGTTCGCAAATCCTTAGTTCTGTTAAAGAACGGTCCAGACTCAACGAGGCCGTTTCTTCCACTGGACCGGAACGCCAAGAGAATTCTTGTTGTTGGGAAGCATGCTGACGATCTGGGATATCAATGTGGCGGGTGGACAGCGACTTGGGAAGGAAAGAGCGGCAGAATAACTACTG GCACTACAATTTTGGAAGCTATAAGAGAAGTTGTTGGGGCCAAAACAGAAGTCATATATGAAGAAAATCCATCTGAATCCATAAACAGGAGTGATTATTCCTTCGCTATCGCTGTCGTGGGCGAGGCCCCGTACGTGGAATCGGGTGGTGACAGTTCGGACCTCAAGATTCACTTCAATGGAGCCGAGCTAGCCAGTGCCGTTGCTGATCAAGTCCCCACGCTGGTGATCTTGATATCCGGTAGGCCACTCGCTATAGACCCGCAGCTCTTGAACAAAGCGCACGCCCTCGTCGCTGCGTGGCTGCCCGGCAGCGAAGGGAACGGAGTCGTAGATGTCATCTTCGGGGATCACGGCTTCCAAGGAAGGCTCCCGATGACCTGGTTTAAGGACGTCGCGCAGCTCCCCATGCAAGCGGAGAGCAACTCTTACGATCCTTTGTTCCCCGTCGGGTATGGCTTGACGACGAGCGGGAGCAACGATGCTCTCAAGGGCTAA
- the LOC121786569 gene encoding uncharacterized protein LOC121786569 has product MDLNAYDVKLWMWKMMKTSTNTWFNVVKRHPYVTSCLFFLFLIYLCRPLFFRILIYSLPPAVSTWVVLHIRDGRRCKEDREKESEQKEREGGVKMVQFVEEGKGEGEGEGEGNGKERIKKAFSRVHSVRRRKAKEIEQGVDPYVPVKRNVVGDVDAYEEYADDEEFNLTHPDKDLVDKTALVQESPKEIHQVQADTATATDILISNTIYHDPEVLRSLRLLKDEEDAREEAGKAMDMNIAEAERLESLIARRRSKKVVSQHVKKSLMNNVATKGAQMPPIAIPKISSRCSPTRSIHPFSPGPGSAPSMLGPTRNPFDLPYDPLEEKPDLTEDGFQQEFALGHNRDFMFCRHESFSLGTSLPMDFFEERDDPSLIDDFGFRRRQSYVGYQYPKPQTEESEADLGTTTEAESGHESDSGPDSKSNLERLENDQPYDDQIKEVIQVHENPRPEDCDDEPNTRSNGLDELSLSGASTGSSNEDVTPVCRINREAILKSLSIRRNSVSVPNMENEHLQENNLSYANSALENASRLKQQYFADKLQRRHGMTFSIASDMQVEVSELSSPPLTIGENMSCQEDNSSWDGVDSWAGSSRLSEAEDNETRPPRANEAASTRSRRADDEKPPGIPSSASASGLQATSMHSSTTVQTSSLESSSDEDPSKEQSPASAAATEMVASNEPAEAGSETPAATGSNDQPTISPKSVLQSVPSAVSFEHEDRDEVQPSGSRPADHSSSNVSPDSWVQFSVGTSSNRAAESPQQNDHKLKQVVYSGASDSEHAWLESDSSTSLSSEVESSDMDCMNVESKIQEILAFEAANSSNWANKGKMVIEDSSHEQDDTSISSGDYDSELDERVYLPEGGGFK; this is encoded by the exons ATGGATCTCAATGCATACGATGTAAAACTTTGGATGTGGAAAATGATGAAAACATCAACAAACACATGGTTTAATGTCGTCAAAAGACATCCATATGTTACATCatgtttgtttttcttgttcCTCATTTACTTGTGTCGCCCTCTCTTCTTTCGGATCTTAATCTACTCGCTCCCGCCTGCCGTCTCCACGTGGGTGGTTCTCCACATTCGGGATGGGCGGAGATGCAAGGAGGACCGAGAGAAAGAGAGCGAGCAAAAGGAGAGAGAGGGCGGCGTGAAAATGGTCCAATTTGTAGAGGAGGGaaagggagagggagagggagagggagagggaaatGGGAAGGAGAGGATCAAGAAGGCCTTCTCGCGCGTGCACTCTGTGAGACGGAGAAAGGCCAAGGAGATCGAGCAAGGAGTAGACCCCTACGTTCCGGTCAAGAGGAATGTAGTAGGTGATGTGGACGCATACGAGGAGTATGCCGACGATGAGGAATTTAATCTAACCCACCCCGACAAGGATTTGGTGGATAAAACGGCTCTCGTACAAGAGAGCCCCAAAGAGATACACCAAGTCCAAGCGGACACTGCCACTGCCACTGACATTTTGATTAGCAATACAATCTACCACGACCCCGAGGTCTTGAGGTCCCTGAGGCTCCTTAAAGACGAGGAGGATGCGCGAGAAGAGGCCGGTAAGGCCATGGACATGAACATAGCCGAGGCCGAGCGGCTCGAGAGCTTGATCGCGAGACGGCGGTCAAAGAAGGTGGTAAGCCAGCATGTCAAGAAGTCCTTGATGAACAATGTTGCAACAAAGGGGGCTCAGATGCCTCCCATTGCTATACCAAAAATTAGCTCACGGTGTAGCCCTACCCGATCCATCCACCCGTTCTCGCCCGGCCCTGGCTCCGCCCCGTCAATGCTGGGACCGACAAGGAATCCGTTCGACCTCCCGTATGATCCACTCGAGGAGAAACCTGACCTAACAGAGGACGGTTTCCAACAAGAGTTTGCATTAGGACACAACAGAGATTTTATGTTTTGTAGGCATGAGAGCTTCAGTTTAGGCACTTCTCTGCCCATGGACTTCTTTGAGGAACGCGATGACCCGTCGTTGATTGATGATTTTGGGTTCCGACGACGACAATCGTATGTTGGATATCAATACCCCAAGCCACAAACTGAAGAATCAG AAGCGGATTTGGGTACTACAACTGAGGCAGAATCCGGACACGAGTCTGACTCGGGTCCGGATTCTAAGTCGAATCTAGAAAGGCTGGAGAATGATCAACCCTACGATGATCAGATCAAGGAAGTCATCCAAGTGCACGAGAATCCTAGGCCAGAAGATTGTGACGACGAGCCAAACACGAGGTCAAATGGGCTAGACGAGCTAAGCTTGAGCGGGGCCTCGACCGGGTCCTCCAACGAAGATGTGACGCCTGTCTGCAGAATAAACCGAGAAGCGATACTGAAATCACTCTCGATACGAAGAAACTCCGTCTCGGTCCCAAATATGGAAAACGAGCATCTACAAGAAAACAATCTGAGCTACGCCAACTCTGCCCTAGAGAATGCGAGCAGATTGAAGCAGCAATATTTCGCTGATAAGTTGCAAAGGCGCCACGGCATGACCTTCTCGATTGCCTCCGACATGCAGGTCGAGGTCTCCGAGCTCAGCTCCCCTCCGCTCACAATAGGTGAGAACATGTCCTGCCAAGAGGACAATTCCTCCTGGGACGGCGTGGACTCGTGGGCGGGCTCGTCCCGTCTGTCCGAGGCCGAGGACAATGAAACGAGGCCGCCCCGAGCAAATGAGGCGGCGTCAACTAGAAGCAGGAGAGCAGATGATGAGAAACCACCTGGCATCCCATCATCTGCTTCTGCTTCTGGGTTGCAGGCGACAAGTATGCACAGTAGCACCACTGTGCAGACTTCCTCGCTAGAATCCAGTTCTGACGAAGATCCTAGCAAGGAGCAGTCGCCTGCTTCTGCTGCAGCAACCGAAATGGTTGCCAGCAATGAACCTGCTGAGGCGGGCTCTGAGACCCCGGCCGCCACGGGCTCCAACGATCAGCCCACCATATCACCGAAATCCGTGCTGCAGTCGGTACCGTCCGCAGTGAGTTTCGAACACGAGGATCGTGATGAGGTCCAGCCATCTGGATCTCGCCCGGCTGACCATTCGAGCTCAAACGTATCCCCGGACTCGTGGGTGCAGTTTAGCGTTGGCACGAGCTCGAATCGAGCCGCGGAATCACCGCAG CAAAACGACCATAAATTAAAGCAAGTGGTCTACAGCGGCGCCTCAGACAGTGAACACGCGTGGCTCGAAAGCGACTCATCGACATCGCTGTCATCCGAAGTAGAATCCAGCGACATGGATTGCATGAACGTGGAATCCAAGATTCAAGAAATCCTTGCGTTTGAGGCTGCAAATTCAAGCAATTGGGCAAACAAG GGGAAGATGGTTATTGAAGACTCATCACATGAGCAAGACGACACCTCTATAAGCAGTGGGGACTATGATTCAGAACTCGACGAACGCGTGTATTTGCCCGAAGGAGGTGGATTCAAGTAG